The following proteins come from a genomic window of Lolium rigidum isolate FL_2022 chromosome 5, APGP_CSIRO_Lrig_0.1, whole genome shotgun sequence:
- the LOC124656604 gene encoding endoglucanase 4-like, whose translation MSSTRACNLSVSIAVAVLFLIAGARHAAAFNYADALDKAVLFFEAQRSGKLPPGQRVGWRADSALSDGSASNVDLVGGYYDAGDNVKFGLPMAFTVTMLSWSVVEFVGDATPSTSRGEAEAAVRWGADYLLKAATATPGALWVQVADAGRDHACWERPEDMDTPRAAYKVTTQSPGSDVAGETAAALAAASLVFRRRDPAYSSRLLAAARQVFDFADRYRGSYSDSLGSVVSGFYRSYSGYNDELLWAAAWLHLASSPSPSSDGEYMSYIRANGPNLGGEQDDYTVSWDDKRVATKVLLSKVFLQNRVDGLSTYKSHADHYICSLVPGAGAGQGEYTPGGLLFKDGDSNMQYVTSTTFLLLAYAKYLGAAAGAASCGSGAVAPAALVSLAKKQVDYILGANPAGMSYMVGFGARYPQRVHHRGASMPSVRDHPGRIGCDDGFQYLHSSEPDRNVLVGAVVGGPDYSDAYSDSRDNYAQAEPSTYTNAPLVGALAFFAGAPNPGHVQR comes from the exons ATGTCCTCCACCAGAGCCTGTAACCTGTCCGTCTCCATCGCGGTCGCCGTCCTCTTCCTGATCGCCGGcgcgcgccacgccgccgcgttcaACTACGCGGACGCCCTCGACAAGGCGGTGCTCTTCTTCGAGGCGCAGCGCTCCGGGAAGCTGCCGCCGGGCCAGCGCGTCGGGTGGCGCGCCGACTCCGCCCTCTCCGACGGATCTGCCTCCAAT GTGGACCTGGTGGGAGGGTACTACGACGCCGGCGACAACGTCAAGTTCGGCTTGCCCATGGCCTTCACCGTCACCATGCTCTCCTGGAGCGTCGTCGAGTTCGTCGGCGACGCCACACCATCTACCTCTCGCGGCGAAGCCGAGGCGGCCGTGCGCTGGGGCGCCGACTACCTGCTCAAGGCGGCGACCGCGACGCCGGGAGCCCTGTGGGTGCAGGTCGCGGACGCGGGCCGGGACCACGCGTGCTGGGAGCGGCCCGAGGACATGGACACGCCTCGGGCGGCCTACAAGGTGACGACGCAGAGCCCCGGGTCCGACGTCGCCGGCGAGACCGCCGCGGCGCTTGCAGCGGCCTCCCTCGTGTTCCGCCGCCGCGACCCGGCCTACTCGTCCAGGCtgctcgccgccgcgcgccaGGTGTTTGATTTCGCGGACCGGTACAGGGGCTCCTACAGCGACTCGCTCGGCTCCGTGGTGTCCGGTTTCTACCGCTCATACTCCGGATACAAT GACGAGCTGCTCTGGGCGGCGGCGTGGCTGCACCtggcgtcgtcgccgtcgccgtcctcaGATGGCGAGTACATGTCGTACATCCGCGCCAACGGACCCAACCTCGGCGGAGAGCAGGACGACTACACCGTCAGCTGGGACGATAAGCGCGTCGCCACAAAGGTCCTCCTCTCCAAGGTGTTCTTGCAGAACAGGGTGGACGGCCTGAGCACGTACAAGTCGCACGCCGACCACTACATCTGCTCCCTCGTcccgggcgccggcgccggccaggGGGAGTACACGCCGGGCGGGCTGCTGTTCAAGGACGGCGACAGCAACATGCAGTACGTGACCTCCACcaccttcctcctcctcgcctacgccaagtacctcggcgccgccgccggcgcggcctCCTGCGGCTCCGGGGCGGTCGCGCCGGCCGCTCTCGTCTCGCTCGCCAAGAAGCAGGTGGACTACATCCTGGGCGCGAACCCGGCCGGGATGTCGTACATGGTGGGGTTCGGGGCGCGGTACCCGCAGCGCGTGCACCACCGCGGCgcgtccatgccgtcggtgcgcgACCACCCGGGCCGCATCGGCTGCGACGACGGCTTCCAGTACCTGCACTCGTCGGAGCCGGACCGCAACGTGCTCGTCGGCGCCGTCGTCGGCGGGCCTGACTACAGCGACGCGTACTCCGACAGCCGCGACAACTACGCGCAGGCGGAGCCGTCCACCTACACCAACGCGCCGCTCGTCGGCGCCCTCGCCTTCTTCGCCGGGGCAC